One region of Chryseobacterium muglaense genomic DNA includes:
- a CDS encoding DUF438 domain-containing protein, translating to MDKNQFKAGHPVHTYLVEEELITNLLEELITTNPNEEFQKFYNLFNHIATVERRFERKENQLFPFLEQKGWTGPSRNMWSFHDTIRDIFRIIRKNIDDKDLDSAKQNIEYAGQNLKNLMEVEKRVLFPNAMDILSDDEWIKMREGENEIGWMLNESPPKYPDEEQYVHPSEDTTLRTEVVFDENASHFDEGYMTVEQVNLLFRTLPLDLTYVDENDRVIFYNRGEERVFPRSAGIIGREVRFCHPPKSVDTVLKILEAFRKGEQNEASFWFNYRDKLIYVRYFAVRDSEKNYRGVIEMSQDISETKKIEGERRLLEWE from the coding sequence ATGGATAAAAATCAATTTAAAGCAGGTCATCCCGTTCATACTTATTTGGTTGAAGAGGAGTTGATCACCAATTTGTTAGAAGAGTTAATTACTACAAATCCAAACGAAGAATTTCAGAAATTTTACAACCTATTTAATCACATAGCAACGGTAGAAAGAAGATTTGAACGAAAAGAAAATCAATTATTCCCTTTCTTAGAACAAAAAGGCTGGACAGGACCTTCAAGAAACATGTGGTCTTTTCACGATACGATTCGGGATATTTTTAGAATTATCAGAAAAAATATTGATGATAAAGATTTAGATTCTGCTAAACAAAATATAGAATATGCGGGTCAGAATCTGAAAAACCTGATGGAAGTTGAAAAAAGAGTACTGTTCCCCAATGCGATGGATATTCTCTCAGATGATGAATGGATAAAAATGCGTGAAGGTGAAAACGAAATAGGCTGGATGCTGAATGAATCACCTCCAAAATATCCTGATGAAGAACAATATGTTCATCCCTCCGAAGATACCACTTTGAGAACAGAGGTTGTTTTTGATGAAAATGCTTCACATTTTGATGAAGGATATATGACGGTAGAGCAGGTAAATCTGTTGTTCAGAACTTTGCCATTAGATTTAACGTATGTTGATGAAAACGATAGAGTAATTTTCTATAACCGTGGAGAAGAGCGGGTTTTTCCCAGAAGTGCTGGTATTATAGGAAGAGAAGTTCGTTTTTGCCATCCTCCGAAAAGTGTTGATACGGTACTGAAAATTTTAGAAGCTTTCAGAAAAGGTGAACAAAATGAAGCTTCGTTTTGGTTTAATTACCGTGATAAATTGATTTATGTTAGATATTTTGCAGTCCGTGATTCGGAAAAGAATTATCGGGGCGTAATTGAGATGTCGCAGGATATTTCTGAGACAAAAAAAATTGAAGGGGAGCGAAGACTTTTGGAATGGGAATGA
- a CDS encoding ThiF family adenylyltransferase, whose product MNLNRYKRQIILPDFGVSAQEKISNSSVLVVGAGGLGCPVLQILVSTGVGVVGIADFDRIELENLHRQSLYREQDVGLPKVITAVEHLSKINSEIEIIAFQEMITGKNVLSMIHNFDVVVDCTDNFATRYLLNDACYLMKKPLVYASIFQNEGQISVFNVEKENQITNYRDLFPVPPNQNEVPNCNEAGVLPAHSAVIGTFQANEVIKLLIDSPETLIHQLLVFNTKNYESMKINFKESTERLGPKTIQDFLNFNYNEFCNSVDNSIKSHQELILFLNQNNSILIDVRESDEQPKIALAKTLEIPLNSLEQNLNKLNCYTSICFVCASGARSQKALKLVKSHFPDKEIKHLKSGIKSIQQ is encoded by the coding sequence ATGAATTTAAATCGATATAAAAGGCAGATTATATTACCGGATTTCGGAGTTTCTGCACAGGAAAAGATCTCCAATTCATCAGTATTGGTGGTTGGCGCAGGTGGATTAGGATGCCCGGTTCTCCAAATATTGGTGTCTACTGGAGTTGGGGTAGTAGGTATAGCAGATTTTGATAGAATAGAATTAGAAAACCTTCATCGCCAGTCTTTGTACAGAGAGCAAGATGTAGGATTACCCAAAGTTATTACCGCGGTAGAACATCTAAGTAAAATTAATTCTGAAATTGAGATTATTGCATTTCAGGAAATGATAACGGGTAAAAATGTTTTGTCGATGATCCATAATTTTGATGTAGTGGTAGATTGCACAGACAATTTTGCAACAAGATATTTATTGAATGACGCTTGTTATCTGATGAAAAAACCTTTGGTTTACGCATCTATTTTTCAGAATGAAGGTCAAATTTCAGTTTTTAATGTGGAAAAGGAAAATCAAATCACCAATTATCGGGATCTTTTCCCGGTTCCACCCAATCAGAATGAAGTTCCGAACTGTAATGAAGCCGGAGTTTTGCCTGCGCATTCGGCGGTTATCGGTACTTTTCAGGCAAATGAAGTTATCAAATTATTGATCGACTCTCCCGAAACCCTGATTCATCAATTATTGGTTTTCAACACGAAGAATTATGAGTCAATGAAAATCAATTTTAAAGAAAGTACGGAAAGATTAGGACCGAAAACGATTCAAGACTTCCTGAACTTTAATTATAATGAATTTTGTAACAGCGTTGATAATAGCATAAAATCACATCAGGAATTGATATTGTTTTTAAATCAAAACAACAGTATTTTGATAGATGTAAGGGAAAGCGATGAACAACCTAAAATTGCATTAGCAAAGACTTTAGAAATTCCGTTAAATTCACTGGAACAAAATCTGAACAAACTAAATTGTTACACATCCATCTGTTTTGTCTGTGCTTCAGGAGCTCGAAGCCAAAAAGCATTAAAACTGGTAAAAAGTCACTTTCCTGATAAAGAAATAAAGCATCTTAAATCAGGGATAAAATCAATTCAACAATGA
- a CDS encoding MoaD/ThiS family protein, whose amino-acid sequence MKLKIFGKLTDIFKTNEYNFSLESIKSVADMKLMLQKEFPQLKETTYLVAVDGTKAENTQAISNASEIALLPPYSGG is encoded by the coding sequence ATGAAACTTAAAATATTTGGAAAACTCACGGATATCTTTAAAACGAATGAATATAATTTTTCTTTAGAAAGTATAAAATCCGTTGCTGATATGAAATTGATGCTTCAAAAAGAATTTCCCCAACTAAAAGAAACTACTTATTTGGTCGCCGTTGACGGAACTAAAGCAGAAAATACTCAAGCAATCTCTAATGCATCTGAAATAGCTTTATTGCCTCCATATTCAGGTGGTTAA
- the moaCB gene encoding bifunctional molybdenum cofactor biosynthesis protein MoaC/MoaB — protein MVNITHKNSTLRKALAEAVLSVSSQDTIDAIVNNKVPKGNVFEMSKTAGLFAAKKTSDIIPDCHPLPIEYTSIQFEIRDLDIYITSEIHTIYKTGVEVEAMHSASVVALTMYDMLKPIDKSIEIRNIRLIEKKGGKSDHKDSGQGIDASVIVCSDSIFAGKKEDKAGKAIISSLENNNVKINDYVIIPDEVLEIQNKIKSDIENGIDLIMITGGTGLSKRDVTPEAVRPLLDREIPGVAEAIRSYGQLRTPYSMLSRSLAGMIGDTLIIALPGSTKGAEESMDAIFPGILHIYKILNGGKH, from the coding sequence ATGGTTAATATTACTCACAAAAATAGTACTCTCAGAAAAGCTTTAGCCGAAGCTGTACTGAGCGTTAGTTCACAAGATACAATTGATGCAATAGTTAACAACAAAGTTCCTAAAGGCAATGTTTTTGAAATGTCAAAAACAGCAGGATTATTTGCAGCGAAAAAAACGAGTGACATAATTCCTGATTGTCATCCGCTTCCAATAGAATATACTTCGATTCAGTTTGAAATTAGAGATCTGGATATTTATATTACTTCAGAGATTCACACGATTTATAAAACGGGTGTGGAAGTAGAGGCAATGCACTCGGCATCGGTTGTAGCGCTTACAATGTATGATATGCTGAAGCCAATCGATAAGAGCATTGAGATCAGAAATATCAGACTCATTGAGAAAAAGGGAGGGAAATCTGATCATAAAGATTCAGGACAAGGTATCGATGCATCTGTAATTGTTTGTTCAGACAGTATTTTTGCAGGAAAAAAAGAAGATAAAGCAGGGAAAGCGATTATTTCATCCTTAGAAAACAATAATGTAAAGATAAATGATTATGTAATTATTCCTGATGAAGTTTTAGAAATTCAAAATAAAATAAAGTCTGATATTGAAAATGGGATTGACCTAATAATGATTACAGGCGGAACCGGACTTTCAAAAAGAGACGTTACACCGGAAGCAGTACGTCCGCTTTTAGACAGAGAAATTCCTGGAGTTGCCGAAGCGATCAGAAGCTACGGGCAATTACGAACTCCTTATTCTATGCTTTCCAGAAGTCTTGCCGGAATGATTGGCGATACGTTGATCATTGCACTTCCCGGCTCTACAAAAGGTGCGGAAGAATCTATGGATGCCATATTCCCTGGAATTTTACATATCTATAAAATTTTGAACGGAGGAAAACATTAA
- a CDS encoding molybdenum cofactor biosynthesis protein MoaE, which produces MKKLKNIFIEGPINPAFVAESITKHTVKTAIGGHSIFLGQIREDLIDDKKVEAIDFTTYHEMALEKAGEIREDIITKYELTCAHIYHSLGKIKVGEICLFVFTSAPHRKEAIRACDEMVDRIKKEVPLWGKEIWEDNTHTWKENK; this is translated from the coding sequence ATGAAAAAGTTAAAGAATATTTTTATCGAAGGCCCTATAAATCCTGCTTTTGTTGCGGAAAGCATCACTAAGCATACAGTAAAAACTGCTATTGGAGGACATAGCATTTTTCTCGGTCAAATCCGTGAAGATTTAATTGACGATAAAAAAGTAGAAGCAATTGATTTCACCACATATCATGAAATGGCATTAGAAAAAGCTGGAGAAATTCGCGAAGATATCATTACAAAATATGAATTGACTTGCGCACATATTTACCATTCTCTGGGCAAAATCAAAGTTGGCGAAATATGTCTTTTCGTCTTCACTTCAGCTCCACATCGCAAGGAAGCTATTCGTGCCTGCGATGAAATGGTTGATAGGATCAAGAAAGAAGTTCCTTTATGGGGGAAAGAAATATGGGAAGATAATACTCACACTTGGAAAGAAAATAAATAA